The following proteins are encoded in a genomic region of Cataglyphis hispanica isolate Lineage 1 chromosome 1, ULB_Chis1_1.0, whole genome shotgun sequence:
- the LOC126848702 gene encoding fasciculation and elongation protein zeta-2, protein MRDMAGKIAELKFEAPLARFEEEDTASLKNMNLLTEQLLDASLDTSFGENCNANEPPTTHENGTDILQEGTFSPFSGSLEDLVNTFDEKITSCFRDYGTDVESLAPVQVRTQEEIMNECQMWWTITGTFGNILPIDWSKSYARKMHMPALNLNEAPASTERPELEDLSSEDEAVATDLDMHALILSSSTDTHSPEEPLKTAEEVLREIDDIMQESPSMERSPDSEGSLLDSDEALERSREVLGSPLHEKKLKQLSSSQLTELFGEMESLVAALSETLIAELALRDELEYEKELKNQFISLLLAVQNRRRQHHVTKKRNQMQNGTSPLPQHRSLQEPKYLTTVIPYHTDSGPPDNQALQVLIKILKAISEDSPTVPTLLTDYILKVLCPT, encoded by the exons ATGAGGGACATGGCAGGTAAGATCGCCGAGTTGAAGTTCGAGGCACCCCTCGCGCGTTTCGAGGAGGAGGACACCGCCAGTCTGAAGAACATGAACCTTCTGACAG AACAATTGTTGGACGCCAGCCTGGATACAAGTTTCGGCGAGAATTGCAACGCGAATGAACCACCGACGACACACGAAAATGGCACCGATATTCTCCAGGAAGGAACGTTCAGCCCGTTCAGCGGCAGTCTCGAGGATCTTGTCAACACCTTcgatgaaaagatcacatctTGCTTCCGCGATTATGGCACCGACGTGGAATCGCTGGCGCCGGTGCAAGTGCGAACGCAGGAGGAAATTATGAACGAGTGCCA GATGTGGTGGACGATCACGGGAACTTTTGGGAATATATTACCGATCGACTGGAGCAAATCCTATGCGAGGAAAATGCACATGCCCGCGTTGAATTTGAACGAAGCACCCGCTTCGACAGAGAG ACCGGAACTAGAGGATTTAAGTAGCGAAGACGAGGCAGTTGCGACAGATTTGGACATGCATGCTTTAATCTTATCCAGCAGTACTGATACTCACAGTCCGGAGGAGCCGCTCAAGACCGCCGAAGAGGTTCTTCGCGAGATAGATGACATAATGCAG gaaaGTCCATCAATGGAAAGATCGCCAGATTCCGAGGGTTCCTTGTTAGATAGCGATGAGGCTTTGGAAAGAAGTAGAGAAGTACTTGGATCACCGCTTCACGAGAAAA aattaaagCAACTCTCCTCCAGTCAACTGACTGAACTTTTCGGGGAGATGGAATCCTTGGTTGCGGCTTTGAGCGAAACACTGATCGCCGAGCTCGCACTTAGGGATGAATTAGAATATGAAAAGGAACTTAAGAACCAATTCATCTCTTTACTGTTGGCTGTGCAAAATCGACGTAGACAGCATCACGTTACGAAGAAACGAAATCAAATGCAGAATGGTACTAGTCCGTTGCCACAACATAGGTCTTTGCAAGAGCCAAAG tACTTGACAACTGTTATTCCATATCATACAGACAGTGGTCCACCAGACAATCAAGCCTTGCAAGTACTTATTAAAA TATTAAAGGCCATTAGCGAGGATAGTCCAACAGTACCCACTTTGCTAACAGATTATATACTCAAAG TGTTATGTCCAACTTAA
- the LOC126848930 gene encoding uncharacterized protein LOC126848930 isoform X2, with protein MAMPCTYEFSRGHGTGVAEALGNWGFSNRVCSDGQELRRLKCLFAEMDSLRKPTKSAMCVKYNPRYDPKAWYVKPSPDECKPSWTFAANRPLITYCSTVRISKISNLLDLKLALKHVIPGYSYVKQGTDKWYRRGSNCCYQPSCLAPQCPT; from the exons ATGGCAATGCCATGTACCTATGAGTTTTCCAGAGGCCATGGCACTGGTGTGGCAGAAGCACTTGGAAATTGGGGCTTCTCTAACAGAGTATGCAGCGATGGCCAGGAATTGCGACGTTTAAAATGTCTCTTTGCGGAAATGGATTCTTT gCGCAAACCAACAAAATCGGCAATGTGCGTTAAATATAATCCCAGATATGACCCTAAAGCGTGGTACGTTAAGCCTAGTCCCGATGAATGTAAACCCTCCTGGACATTTGCCGCAAACAGACCTCTGATTACTTATTGTTCGACCGTTAGGATTTCGAAGATCTCTAATTTACTTGACCTTAAATTGGCTTTAAAACACGTTATACCTGGTTACAGCTACGTGAAACAAGGC ACGGACAAATGGTATCGGCGAGGTTCAAACTGTTGCTATCAACCAAGCTGTTTAGCTCCGCAATGTCCTACATAA
- the LOC126848930 gene encoding uncharacterized protein LOC126848930 isoform X1: protein MQRWPGIATFKMSLCGNGFFVRTLHNYTNICISLKQIKKNLRLLLGLRKEIKERTSINYNFRRKPTKSAMCVKYNPRYDPKAWYVKPSPDECKPSWTFAANRPLITYCSTVRISKISNLLDLKLALKHVIPGYSYVKQGTDKWYRRGSNCCYQPSCLAPQCPT, encoded by the exons ATGCAGCGATGGCCAGGAATTGCGACGTTTAAAATGTCTCTTTGCGGAAATGGATTCTTTGTGAGAACACTACACAACTACACTAACATATGCATTTCATTAAAGcaaatcaagaaaaatttacgaCTATTGTTAGgattgagaaaagaaataaaggaaCGCACaagcattaattataatttcaggCGCAAACCAACAAAATCGGCAATGTGCGTTAAATATAATCCCAGATATGACCCTAAAGCGTGGTACGTTAAGCCTAGTCCCGATGAATGTAAACCCTCCTGGACATTTGCCGCAAACAGACCTCTGATTACTTATTGTTCGACCGTTAGGATTTCGAAGATCTCTAATTTACTTGACCTTAAATTGGCTTTAAAACACGTTATACCTGGTTACAGCTACGTGAAACAAGGC ACGGACAAATGGTATCGGCGAGGTTCAAACTGTTGCTATCAACCAAGCTGTTTAGCTCCGCAATGTCCTACATAA
- the LOC126848207 gene encoding uncharacterized protein LOC126848207, which produces MEQSDTVQMQILQVEEISTDINVQAIQIANKDVKAATSTEGDQDSPKACSPSLESTLVVDDTNINVEVATEDYLDTSHIDVSVKNINSDAGYNNQIECELNQPKTKVYTSEKEQIEIYEHIKDETIDSNHELQPLCIQEDQSQIVITDSKIVEAKQKITDILESGCNVKDANQSDSIDKQCLTLDESRLNEHSGGQIHEAHDELVKETIREIHDNDSNQNSSIVTDAELTKLVQEEAEVVVVVETIEPATTDAAADNFIVTLNEKNVDKECNQDTVVTLQEKEITKSRQGNNEIDLIDYNQENDDTIIEVTEVIDAPVTEQYKQQDNKDNVENNEYHMESVKLTDGKQAIHKDINDENIQSKAIDGETLISSSNKEDDITIIIDEKIIITEDVDSELTTDQPQIENTHEDITDTEHKQDDISAREISVVESSMKKRSVIQDIFDDWGVENTDEDAQSTSKVHDTVEIELKSLLDETKSDQVVTNESVQDKIPSSNKESTTDELHNVVDTSEKSIKHSIEQIENQKKNKTIDQDAEPLNRSGKNSPALAADKSSRSVETRAFNKTPQSHIATSLPKNRSRHLTSQIASPAEVTEVLKERLREKQKTVVDSPRGPDIFFVKKLTQRLSNKLAGSSVNPVPGLIPLPQQAIPSSPPVSLQSTNDNCDKKIANEITETSKDSNSDNKELLAILEGDVDPDWSILKPPTLTEEGKTPPNAESQSDHSGPPKLDPLVERELALKQLLELPVTSPKKISPRKKKTFRAAPGKVSKDVEVPLAVQEEKELAGMDSASENAQPNTKSIEINLCSPQKSGQKDHGIEKVVTREESRSGRKRKPTEKAREHEENTIKRQKVYKGKLSMSKKQTQENISDENTTIENHVPSDALIDAVNNEKNVAKEVASKQVQDKVDPISNKIVGSRPKPSLARKGSQPIAKRKIVVKRLLRQKMPASEKSVRLKGKLTPSPKKSPPKTVSKSQKRTAESASVDVKPKKKIINEIDRLLQDEGVVNLLYDVEQPDKKRLVPITKSRAKVMDLQKVQRELKIRKKLVRNAVLRLRTSTVAGVTKVSPRSKRASIHPIDIQVDRKIGELIASPKTSASPTEFILPAKIRNAADASIIIRRHSSSSFSSASGSPRVSVDAPEKPAETGKTDDGTIHSLRSAKKRRDSQDEKIINAKKSKKKTVQKSDTEFVAATTGTVSTTTTITTTTNANAIHNMDEKIIVAARPNKKSEIKKIDKIGKQQENVHAFEDNVSSKVTTRSSNGAVTGKVTAKSRRAAKSKVTFVGRTSDPDNADNSSKEEDELSACLAEAATALSIVSAGSRSGSVTSTRKSKVNASKTDLDNNKTKVETQGQFSNNEINVRRHGNLVQLILTPSSSTKIRNALTLQVMQEFKEALSILKRDDECRVVLFTSTGTSFCEGLDLSALLHTNKEERRSVAQELAHAVKDFIKSLATFNKPIVAGVQGAAIGLGVTMLPLFDLVIASDKATFCTPYGKLGQIAEGAAVFTLSHILGSAITSELLLGGRTLTASEALRAGLVTRVLWPDRFQVELLPSLRAMSDQSSQSMEATKALLRHSLRKKLDAALESETYLLIQHWCSMECQTAIKAYIEGKIQ; this is translated from the exons ATGGAACAATCGGACACAGTGCAGATGCAAATTCTTCAAGTCGAAGAGATATCAACGGATATCAATGTGCAAGCGATTCAAATCGCTAATAAAGATGTAAAAGCTGCTACCTCTACAGAAGGTGATCAAGATTCACCTAAAGCCTGCAGCCCATCATTGGAATCTACATTAGTAGTAGATGatactaatattaatgtagAAGTTGCGACAGAAGATTACTTGGACACAAGTCATATTGATGTctctgttaaaaatattaacagcGATGCCGGGTATAATAATCAGATAGAATGTGAGTTGAACCAGCCCAAAACAAAAGTTTATACATCAGAAAAAGAACAGATTGAAATCTATGAacatataaaagatgaaacaATAGATTCGAATCATGAATTGCAACCTTTGTGCATTCAGGAAGACCAAAGTCAAATTGTGATAACTGACTCTAAAATAGTAGAAGCAAAGCAGAAAATAACAGATATTCTAGAAAGTGGCTGTAATGTAAAAGATGCAAATCAATCTGATAGTATAGATAAGCAATGTTTAACATTAGATGAATCTAGACTTAATGAACATTCTGGGGGCCAGATTCATGAAGCACATGATGAATTAGTTAAAGAAACAATCAGAGAAATACACGATAATGACAGTAACCAAAATAGTTCGATAGTAACGGATGCTGAACTGACTAAATTAGTACAAGAGGAAGCAGAGGTAGTTGTAGTAGTAGAAACTATAGAACCAGCAACAACAGATGCAGCAGCAGACAATTTTATTGTCActttaaatgaaaagaatgtTGATAAAGAGTGTAACCAAGATACTGTAGTTACTTTacaggaaaaagaaattacaaaatctAGGCAAGGGAACAATGAGATTGATCTAATTGATTACAACCAAGAAAATGACGATACTATAATAGAAGTAACAGAAGTTATAGATGCTCCAGTTACGGAACAGTACAAGCAGCAGGATAACAAGGACAATGTGGAGAATAATGAATATCATATGGAATCTGTAAAATTAACTGATGGAAAACAAGCAATCcacaaagatataaatgaCGAAAATATTCAATCAAAAGCAATTGACGGAGAAACTTTAATCAGTTCAAGTAATAAAGAAGATGATATCACTATTATTATAGATGAGAAAATCATAATCACGGAAGATGTTGATTCAGAACTTACAACAGATCAGCCACAAATTGAAAATACCCATGAAGATATTACAGATACTGAACATAAACAAGATGATATATCTGCTCGCGAAATATCCGTGGTAGAGTCGTCGATGAAGAAGAGGAGTGttattcaagatatttttgacGATTGGGGTGTCGAAAATACAGACGAAGATGCGCAATCAACTTCGAAAGTGCACGATACTGTAGAGATCGAATTGAAAAGTCTATTGGATGAAACAAAATCAGATCAGGTTGTTACAAATGAATCTGTTCAAGATAAGATTCCATCCTCAAATAAAGAAAGTACCACAGATGAGTTACATAATGTTGTAGATACAAGCGAGAAAAGTATCAAGCATTCGATTGAacaaattgaaaatcaaaagaaaaataaaacgattgATCAAGATGCAGAGCCATTAAATAGGAGCGGGAAGAATTCTCCGGCATTAGCGGCGGATAAATCTTCGCGAAGTGTAGAGACGCGTGCTTTTAATAAAACGCCGCAATCGCACATCGCCACGTCGCTTCCTAAGAATCGCTCTCGGCATTTAACCAGTCAGATAGCATCGCCGGCGGAAGTGACGGAGGTATTGAAGGAGCGTCTTCGCGAAAAGCAGAAGACAGTCGTAGACTCACCGCGTGGCccggatatattttttgtgaagaAATTAACTCAAAGACTGTCCAATAAATTGGCGGGTAGTTCGGTGAATCCAGTACCGGGACTTATACCTCTGCCACAGCAAGCCATCCCTTCTTCTCCTCCTGTATCTTTACAATCGACGAACGATAACTGTGATAAGAAGATAGCAAATGAGATAACGGAAACGAGCAAGGATAGTAATTCTGACAACAAGGAATTATTGGCAATCTTGGAAGGCGATGTTGATCCTGATTGGTCCATCTTGAAACCTCCGACTCTCACGGAAGAAGGCAAAACGCCACCAAACGCGGAATCGCAATCAGATCATAGTGGACCACCGAAACTTGATCCATTAGTCGAACGGGAATTGGCGCTGAAACAACTCCTTGAGTTGCCCGTAACGTCACCTAAGAAGATTTCACCGcggaagaaaaaaactttccGAGCGGCACCTGGCAAAGTGTCTAAAGACGTGGAAGTCCCACTCGCCGTACAGGAGGAGAAAGAACTTGCTGGTATGGATTCGGCAAGCGAGAATGCGCAACCAAATACCAAATCTATCGAGATAAATCTGTGTTCTCCGCAAAAGAGCGGTCAAAAAGATCACGGAATTGAAAAAGTAGTCACACGAGAAGAATCTAGATCGGGTAGGAAGCGCAAACCTACTGAAAAAGCGAGAGAACACGAGGAGAACACGATAAAACGGCAAAAGGTGTACAAAGGTAAACTATCGATGAGTAAGAAACAAACGCAGGAAAATATTTCCGATGAGAACACGACGATCGAGAATCACGTGCCGAGCGACGCGTTGATAGATGCtgtaaataatgagaaaaacgTCGCGAAAGAAGTAGCAAGTAAACAAGTCCAGGATAAAGTAGATCCGATTTCGAATAAAATCGTAGGTTCTCGGCCGAAACCGAGTCTTGCTAGGAAAGGCTCGCAACCTATCGCCAAGAGAAAAATAGTGGTCAAGAGATTGCTGCGCCAGAAGATGCCGGCTAGTGAAAAGTCCGTTCGATTGAAAGGTAAATTGACTCCTTCACCAAAGAAGTCTCCCCCGAAGACTGTCTCGAAGTCACAGAAGCGAACGGCCGAAAGTGCTTCTGTCGATGTGAAAcccaaaaagaaaattataaacgagATAGATAGATTACTGCAAGATGAGGGCGTCGTCAATTTACTATACGATGTAGAACAGCCGGACAAGAAGCGTCTGGTACCCATCACGAAGTCGCGTGCGAAAGTAATGGATCTGCAGAAGGTGCAGCGCGAACTCAAAATCAGAAAGAAATTGGTTCGCAATGCTGTATTGCGATTACGCACGTCGACGGTCGCCGGTGTCACAAAAGTGTCACCGAGATCGAAAAGAGCGTCGATTCATCCGATTGATATTCAAGTGGATAGAAAGATAGGAGAATTGATCGCATCGCCGAAAACTTCTGCCTCGCCGACGGAATTCATACTTCCGGCAAAGATTAGAAACGCGGCCGACGCATCCATTATTATCAGGAGGCATTCGTCCAGTTCGTTCTCGAGCGCGTCCGGAAGTCCCAGAGTTAGTGTCGACGCGCCAGAGAAACCAGCGGAAACCGGCAAGACGGATGACGGAACAATTCACTCCTTGAGATCTGCTAAGAAGAGACGAGATTCCCAAgacgagaaaattattaacgcgAAAAAAAGCAAGAAGAAAACAGTACAAAAGTCTGACACAGAATTTGTTGCAGCTACTACTGGTACCGTTAGTACTACTACTACAATTACCACGACTACTAATGCTAATGCTATTCATAATATGGACGAGAAGATCATTGTTGCTGCGCGTCCCAATAAGAAGtcggaaattaaaaagattgacaAGATTGGGAAACAACAGGAAAATGTTCACGCGTTTGAAGACAATGTTTCGAGTAAAGTTACGACCAGGTCATCGAATGGCGCAGTAACGGGGAAAGTAACGGCGAAGAGTAGGCGTGCCGCGAAAAGCAAAGTGACTTTTGTCGGCAGAACAAGTGATCCGGATAATGCTGACAACTCTTCTAAAGAAGAGGACGAATTATCCGCTTGTCTTGCTGAAGCGGCCACCGCTCTTTCGATCGTCAGTGCTGGTAGTCGATCTGGAAGTGTTACGTCTACACGAAAAAGCAAAG TAAATGCAAGTAAAACGGACTTGGATAATAACAAAACGAAAGTCGAAACGCAAGGTCAATTCAGCAATAACGAAATAAACGTGCGCCGGCATGGTAATCTCGTACAATTAATACTTACGCCATCCTCATCGACAAAAATCAGAAATGCTCTTACATTGCAG GTGATGCAAGAGTTCAAAGAGGCTCTATCAATACTAAAAAGAGATGACGAATGCAGGGTGGTACTGTTCACTTCTACAGGTACAAGTTTCTGCGAAGGTCTTGATCTTTCAGCATTATTGCATACAAATAAGGAGGAACGACGATCTGTCGCTCAAGAGTTGGCACACGCTGTCAA GGACTTTATCAAAAGTTTGGCTACTTTTAATAAACCTATAGTGGCTGGTGTACAAGGTGCTGCGATTGGACTCGGAGTGACGATGTTACCTCTCTTCGATCTTGTAATTGCTAGTGATAAGGCGACATTTTGTACTCCTTATGGAAAATTAGGACAAATCGCTGAAGGAGCTGCGGTCTTTACTCTTTCACATATACTGGGCAGTGCAATT ACGAGCGAACTTCTTTTGGGTGGAAGGACCTTAACGGCGAGCGAAGCATTAAGAGCTGGTCTTGTTACTCGAGTTTTATGGCCTGATCGGTTTCAAGTAGAATTATTACCGTCATTGCGAGCTATGAGTGATCAATCGTCACAG tCCATGGAAGCAACAAAGGCTCTATTACGTCACAGTTTACGGAAAAAGTTAGATGCTGCGCTTGAATcagaaacatatttattgattcAGCATTGGTGCTCCATGGAGTGTCAGACTGCTATAAAAGCTTACATTGAaggaaaaatacaataa
- the LOC126848860 gene encoding kappa-scoloptoxin(11)-Ss1a-like isoform X1, producing MFVKIYLLISMIGTSVGVYTIISSKANNVTFKYMKGQVEGESDLHHCKPYEVCNVVHDRFWMSSLTERLCHCPDGRECPWQWTKTIDNSTILLNNKSILRFCTQIMELEICAHRQEAVMVYGESDISNNYIIPYNVTINCICPQTHYWKLQKYTYEEHGLIQIFKCVKKRMCETLEFCGYIRADLYSTYYRCTCPEKHLCIFKDRTQVNIQELLYSGPAYMAYCHRL from the exons ATGTTTGTGAAAATCTATCTCCTTATTTCCATGATAGGCACAAGTGTCGGTGTATATACGATAATCAGCAGTAAGGCTAACAATGTTACATTCAAGTATATGAAGGGA CAGGTTGAAGGGGAGAGCGATTTACATCACTGTAAGCCTTATGAGGTATGCAACGTAGTTCACGACCGATTTTGGATGTCCAGCTTGACAGAAAGACTTTGCCATTGTCCTGATGGAAGAGAATGTCCGTGGCAATGGACGAAAACCATTGATAATTCAACTATATTACTCAAtaacaaatcaattttaagg TTTTGTACGCAAATAATGGAATTAGAGATTTGCGCACATAGACAAGAAGCAGTGATGGTATATGGAGAAAGTGATATAAGTAACAACTATATAATACCATACAatgtaacaataaattgcatatGTCCGCAAACACATTATTGGAagctacaaaaatatacatatgaagaGCATGGCCTCATTCAAATATTCAAGTGTGTTAAG AAAAGAATGTGTGAGACTTTGGAGTTTTGTGGCTACATACGAGCTGATCTATATTCAACGTATTACAGATGCACATGTCCAGAAAAgcatttatgtattttcaaGGATAGGACACAAGTAAATATACAGGAATTGCTCTACTCTGGGCCAGCTTATATGGCTTACTGTCACCGTTTGTAA
- the LOC126848860 gene encoding kappa-scoloptoxin(11)-Ss1a-like isoform X2, whose product MFVKIYLLISMIGTSVGVYTIISSKANNVTFKYMKGVEGESDLHHCKPYEVCNVVHDRFWMSSLTERLCHCPDGRECPWQWTKTIDNSTILLNNKSILRFCTQIMELEICAHRQEAVMVYGESDISNNYIIPYNVTINCICPQTHYWKLQKYTYEEHGLIQIFKCVKKRMCETLEFCGYIRADLYSTYYRCTCPEKHLCIFKDRTQVNIQELLYSGPAYMAYCHRL is encoded by the exons ATGTTTGTGAAAATCTATCTCCTTATTTCCATGATAGGCACAAGTGTCGGTGTATATACGATAATCAGCAGTAAGGCTAACAATGTTACATTCAAGTATATGAAGGGA GTTGAAGGGGAGAGCGATTTACATCACTGTAAGCCTTATGAGGTATGCAACGTAGTTCACGACCGATTTTGGATGTCCAGCTTGACAGAAAGACTTTGCCATTGTCCTGATGGAAGAGAATGTCCGTGGCAATGGACGAAAACCATTGATAATTCAACTATATTACTCAAtaacaaatcaattttaagg TTTTGTACGCAAATAATGGAATTAGAGATTTGCGCACATAGACAAGAAGCAGTGATGGTATATGGAGAAAGTGATATAAGTAACAACTATATAATACCATACAatgtaacaataaattgcatatGTCCGCAAACACATTATTGGAagctacaaaaatatacatatgaagaGCATGGCCTCATTCAAATATTCAAGTGTGTTAAG AAAAGAATGTGTGAGACTTTGGAGTTTTGTGGCTACATACGAGCTGATCTATATTCAACGTATTACAGATGCACATGTCCAGAAAAgcatttatgtattttcaaGGATAGGACACAAGTAAATATACAGGAATTGCTCTACTCTGGGCCAGCTTATATGGCTTACTGTCACCGTTTGTAA
- the LOC126848860 gene encoding uncharacterized protein LOC126848860 isoform X3, producing the protein MFVKIYLLISMIGTSVGVYTIISSKANNVTFKYMKGQVEGESDLHHCKPYEVCNVVHDRFWMSSLTERLCHCPDGRECPWQWTKTIDNSTILLNNKSILRFCTQIMELEICAHRQEAVMVYGESDISNNYIIPYNVTINCICPQTHYWKLQKYTYEEHGLIQIFKKECVRLWSFVATYELIYIQRITDAHVQKSIYVFSRIGHK; encoded by the exons ATGTTTGTGAAAATCTATCTCCTTATTTCCATGATAGGCACAAGTGTCGGTGTATATACGATAATCAGCAGTAAGGCTAACAATGTTACATTCAAGTATATGAAGGGA CAGGTTGAAGGGGAGAGCGATTTACATCACTGTAAGCCTTATGAGGTATGCAACGTAGTTCACGACCGATTTTGGATGTCCAGCTTGACAGAAAGACTTTGCCATTGTCCTGATGGAAGAGAATGTCCGTGGCAATGGACGAAAACCATTGATAATTCAACTATATTACTCAAtaacaaatcaattttaagg TTTTGTACGCAAATAATGGAATTAGAGATTTGCGCACATAGACAAGAAGCAGTGATGGTATATGGAGAAAGTGATATAAGTAACAACTATATAATACCATACAatgtaacaataaattgcatatGTCCGCAAACACATTATTGGAagctacaaaaatatacatatgaagaGCATGGCCTCATTCAAATATTCAA AAAAGAATGTGTGAGACTTTGGAGTTTTGTGGCTACATACGAGCTGATCTATATTCAACGTATTACAGATGCACATGTCCAGAAAAgcatttatgtattttcaaGGATAGGACACAAGTAA